From Pan paniscus chromosome 6, NHGRI_mPanPan1-v2.0_pri, whole genome shotgun sequence, one genomic window encodes:
- the CCT6A gene encoding T-complex protein 1 subunit zeta, translating into MAAVKTLNPKAEVARAQAALAVNISAARGLQDVLRTNLGPKGTMKMLVSGAGDIKLTKDGNVLLHEMQIQHPTASLIAKVATAQDDITGDGTTSNVLIIGELLKQADLYISEGLHPRIITEGFEAAKEKALQFLEEVKVSREMDRETLIDVARTSLRTKVHAELADVLTEAVVDSILAIKKQDEPIDLFMIEIMEMKHKSETDTSLIRGLVLDHGARHPDMKKRVEDAYILTCNVSLEYEKTEVNSGFFYKSAEEREKLVKAERKFIEDRVKKIIELKRKVCGDSDKGFVVINQKGIDPFSLDALSKEGIVALRRAKRRNMERLTLACGGVALNSFDDLSPDCLGHAGLVYEYTLGEEKFTFIEKCNNPRSVTLLIKGPNKHTLTQIKDAVRDGLRAVKNAIDDGCVVPGAGAVEVAMAEALIKHKPSVKGRAQLGVQAFADALLIIPKVLAQNSGFDLQETLVKIQAEHSESGQLVGVDLNTGEPMVAAEVGVWDNYCVKKQLLHSCTVIATNILLVDEIMRAGMSSLKG; encoded by the exons ATGGCGGCGGTGAAGACCCTGAACCCCAAGGCCGAGGTGGCCCGAGCGCAGGCGGCGCTGGCGGTCAACATCAGCGCGGCGCGGGGTCTGCAGGACGTGCTAAGGACCAACCTGGGGCCCAAGGGCACCATGAAGAT GCTCGTTTCTGGCGCTGGAGACATCAAACTTACTAAAGACGGCAATGTGCTGCTTCACGAAATG CAAATTCAACACCCAACAGCTTCCTTAATAGCAAAGGTAGCAACAGCCCAGGATGATATAACTGGTGATGGTACGACTTCTAATGTCCTAATCATTGGAGAGCTGCTGAAACAGGCGGATCTCTACATTTCTGAA GGCCTTCATCCCAGAATAATCACTGAAGGATTTGAAGCTGCAAAGGAAAAGGCCCTTCAGTTTTTGGAAGAAGTCAaagtaagcagagagatggacaGGGAAACACTTATAGATGTGGCCAGAACATCTCTTCGTACTAAAGTTCATGCTGAACTTGCAGATGTCTTAACAGAG GCTGTAGTGGACTCCATTTTGGCCATTAAAAAGCAAGATGAACCTATTGATCTCTTCATGATTGAGATCATGGAGATGAAACATAAATCTGAAACTGATACAAG CTTAATCAGAGGGCTTGTTTTGGACCACGGAGCGCGGCATCCTGATATGAAGAAAAGGGTGGAGGATGCATACATCCTCACTTGTAACGTGTCATTAGAGTATGAAAAAAC agaAGTGAATTCTGGCTTTTTTTACAAGAgtgcagaagagagagaaaaactcgtgaaagctgaaagaaaattcattgaagatagagttaaaaaaataatagaactgAAAAGGAAAGTCTGTGGCGATTCAGATAAAGGATTTGTTGTTATTAATCAAAAG ggAATTGACCCCTTTTCCTTAGATGctctttcaaaagaaggcatagtCGCTCTGCGCAGAGCTAAAAGGAGAAATATGGAGAG GCTGACTCTTGCTTGTGGTGGGGTAGCCCTGAATTCTTTTGACGACCTAAGTCCTGACTGCTTGGGACATGCAGGACTTGTATATGAGTATACATTG GGAGAAGAGAAGTTTACCTTTATTGAGAAATGTAACAACCCTCGTTCTGTCACATTATTGATCAAAGGACCAAATAAGCACACACTCACTCAGATCAAAGATGCAGTGAGGGATGGCTTGAGGGCTGTCAAAAATGCTATTGATGATG GCTGTGTGGTTCCAGGTGCTGGTGCCGTGGAAGTGGCAATGGCAGAAGCCCTGATTAAACATAAGCCCAGTGTAAAGGGCAGGGCACAGCTTGGAGTCCAAGCATTTGCTGATGCATTGCTCATTATTCCCAAG GTTCTTGCTCAGAACTCTGGTTTTGACCTTCAGGAAACATTAGTTAAAATTCAAGCAGAACATTCAGAATCAGGTCAGCTTGTGGGTGTGGACCTGAACACAG GTGAGCCAATGGTAGCAGCAGAAGTAGGTGTATGGGATAACTATTGTGTAAAGAAACAGCTTCTTCACTCCTG CACTGTGATTGCCACCAACATTCTCTTGGTTGATGAGATCATGCGAGCTGGAATGTCTTCTCTGAAAGGTTGA